In Cytophagales bacterium, the following are encoded in one genomic region:
- a CDS encoding aminotransferase class III-fold pyridoxal phosphate-dependent enzyme, translating into MSYSIEKLLADHFDLHDCEIKGLVGYANSNYLIKSRGERFVFKTYRYDEEELAIIGAENELLLFLQRKADKPDQFPMPVSSKQGEYLIDVTLDGVRVIGRMLSFLSGDFSGDHTMRQESAESLGTFLAEMDLLLKDFDHPLYKGRAWEWDIQHLGLIKKYVNDIPDQHQRSIVRYFIHQFEVEVAEHLPQLRKQVIHNDANEMNLLQHEQDITGIIDFGDATCSPLINELAVALTYACYDKEDPLHWLVTISKSYHRKIQLKPLEVDLLYYLIAARLCLSVCNSAHARKVDPDNTYATVSEDNAWSMLHKWLETGPTKVSRLLRESLGLQLPVLSEISEKLAHRNQHLSETLSVSYSTPIWMERAAFQYMYDSYGNAILDAYNNIPHVGHCHPHVVERASAQMARLNTNTRYLYDQLTAYAEQLLAKFPKPLNKVFFVNSGSAATDLALRLVRKHTGSDSIMVLEHGYHGNTQLGIDVSDYKFSHARGQGQQPYIHKTALPDTYRGKYGGEDAGMKYATDAVAEIRSATEKIVAFIAEPIVGCGGQVPLAEGYLKPVYAAIRAQGGLCISDEVQTGFGRVGDQFWGFEQQGVVPDLVILGKPMGNGHPIGAVVTTDEVAASFEQGVEFFSSFGGNPVSCVIGQAVLDVIENEGLQHHARTVGDYYQQQLRELSKTHPCIGDVRGSGLFIGIDIVKPGTTGTDRALASHIKNFLRSNHILISTDGPDDSVLKTKPPMCFNRANVDQVVDHIDQAIKVFSAK; encoded by the coding sequence CATTGAAAAATTGTTGGCAGACCACTTCGATCTTCACGATTGTGAGATCAAAGGTTTGGTAGGTTACGCCAATTCCAATTACCTGATCAAATCCAGGGGGGAACGTTTTGTCTTCAAGACTTATCGGTACGATGAGGAGGAGCTGGCGATCATCGGAGCTGAGAATGAATTATTGCTGTTTTTACAACGGAAAGCAGACAAGCCCGATCAATTTCCCATGCCTGTATCTTCCAAGCAGGGGGAATACCTCATCGATGTTACACTTGATGGAGTACGAGTCATAGGCCGAATGCTTTCTTTCCTGTCAGGGGATTTTTCTGGTGACCATACGATGCGTCAGGAATCCGCTGAAAGTCTCGGTACTTTCTTAGCCGAAATGGACTTGTTGTTGAAAGATTTTGATCATCCGCTATACAAGGGTAGGGCCTGGGAATGGGATATTCAGCACCTGGGATTGATCAAGAAATACGTTAATGATATTCCTGACCAACATCAACGGAGTATTGTTAGATATTTCATTCATCAGTTTGAAGTGGAAGTAGCGGAACACTTACCTCAATTACGCAAGCAAGTGATTCACAACGATGCTAACGAGATGAACCTGCTACAGCATGAACAGGACATTACAGGGATCATTGATTTTGGAGATGCGACTTGCTCACCATTGATCAATGAATTGGCAGTCGCACTGACTTACGCTTGCTACGACAAAGAGGACCCATTACACTGGTTGGTAACTATTTCCAAGTCCTATCACCGGAAAATTCAGCTAAAACCGCTGGAAGTTGACCTGCTTTACTACCTGATTGCGGCACGCTTATGCCTCAGTGTTTGTAATTCGGCACATGCCCGAAAAGTAGACCCGGACAACACGTATGCGACGGTTAGTGAAGATAATGCCTGGTCTATGTTGCATAAGTGGCTGGAAACAGGTCCAACAAAGGTTTCCCGTTTGCTTAGAGAATCGCTTGGATTGCAATTGCCTGTCTTGTCAGAGATTTCAGAAAAGCTAGCACATAGGAATCAACATCTGAGTGAAACCCTTTCTGTAAGCTATTCGACGCCAATCTGGATGGAGCGCGCTGCCTTCCAATATATGTATGACAGTTATGGAAATGCCATATTGGATGCGTATAACAACATTCCCCATGTTGGTCATTGCCATCCGCATGTGGTAGAGCGGGCCTCTGCTCAGATGGCTAGGCTCAATACCAATACACGCTACCTCTACGATCAATTGACGGCATATGCGGAGCAGCTACTAGCCAAGTTTCCTAAGCCATTAAACAAGGTCTTTTTTGTCAACTCAGGAAGTGCTGCCACGGACCTGGCACTGCGTTTGGTCAGGAAGCATACGGGTAGCGATTCTATCATGGTGTTGGAGCATGGCTATCATGGAAATACCCAATTGGGCATTGATGTGAGTGATTACAAGTTCAGCCATGCCAGGGGACAGGGCCAACAACCTTATATTCACAAGACGGCTCTTCCGGATACGTATCGGGGTAAGTACGGGGGAGAAGATGCAGGCATGAAATATGCCACTGATGCCGTGGCCGAAATCCGATCGGCCACTGAAAAGATTGTTGCGTTCATCGCTGAACCCATTGTCGGATGTGGGGGACAGGTACCCTTAGCAGAAGGCTATTTGAAACCAGTCTATGCAGCCATTCGAGCACAAGGTGGGCTTTGCATCAGTGACGAAGTACAGACTGGTTTTGGTCGGGTTGGGGATCAGTTTTGGGGCTTTGAACAGCAAGGTGTCGTTCCTGATCTCGTCATCCTCGGCAAGCCCATGGGAAATGGCCATCCGATCGGTGCAGTGGTCACTACGGATGAAGTTGCGGCTTCTTTTGAACAGGGAGTAGAGTTTTTTAGCTCCTTTGGTGGTAATCCGGTTTCTTGTGTCATAGGGCAGGCTGTGCTTGATGTCATTGAAAATGAAGGCTTGCAACATCATGCAAGAACTGTAGGAGACTACTATCAGCAGCAGTTACGGGAACTGAGTAAGACACACCCGTGCATCGGAGATGTTCGCGGTTCCGGATTATTCATTGGAATTGATATCGTGAAACCAGGAACCACAGGAACAGATAGAGCACTTGCATCGCACATCAAGAATTTCTTAAGAAGTAATCATATCCTCATCAGTACGGATGGCCCTGATGATAGTGTCCTGAAAACCAAGCCTCCGATGTGCTTTAACCGAGCAAATGTGGATCAGGTGGTGGACCACATTGATCAGGCAATTAAGGTGTTCAGTGCTAAATAA
- a CDS encoding NAD(P)-binding domain-containing protein, giving the protein MKKVCVIGAGPSGITAVKNLLDEGLDVVCYDYNPEVGGNWIFSEQESHSSVFETTHIISSKTLSQYEDFTFDDFEAGIPDYPSHDQLRRYFQAYAKHFDLYRAIQFNTLVEHCKLLENGTWEVTTQKEGETSKTIFSDLVVCNGHHWKPRYPEYPGEFTGELLHSHQFKKAAPFTDKRVLVIGGGNSACDVAVETSRVTAKTTISMRRGYRIIPKFLFGKPSDVIAGGLNFLPRKLKYLLSEMTVGIIQGSNELYGLQKPTQRVGKTHPTVNDELLYKLRHGKVFPKVDIDRFDGQTVHFKDGSSEEFDTVIACTGFVLTHPFFDHDFIDYSEGDVPLYLKMMHEKHQNLYFIGMFQPLGCIWPGSELQSKIAAREIAGKWKRPSNIAELCRREVTHPHIKQVKSARHTITVDYKQFVKDLKKHLPKHYVRKEAPVTA; this is encoded by the coding sequence ATGAAGAAAGTATGCGTGATTGGTGCAGGTCCTTCAGGGATTACTGCCGTAAAGAATTTGTTGGATGAAGGGTTAGATGTAGTATGCTATGATTATAATCCTGAAGTAGGTGGCAACTGGATCTTTAGCGAACAGGAAAGCCATAGCAGTGTCTTTGAAACCACTCATATCATTAGCTCAAAAACGCTTTCACAATACGAAGACTTCACTTTCGACGATTTTGAAGCCGGCATCCCGGACTACCCATCTCATGACCAGCTCAGAAGATATTTCCAGGCTTACGCCAAACATTTTGATCTGTATCGAGCAATCCAGTTCAATACCTTGGTTGAACATTGTAAGCTATTAGAAAATGGCACCTGGGAAGTTACCACACAGAAAGAAGGAGAAACAAGTAAGACGATCTTTTCAGACCTGGTCGTTTGCAACGGACATCATTGGAAACCTCGGTACCCAGAATATCCGGGAGAATTTACTGGTGAGTTGTTGCATTCACATCAATTCAAAAAAGCTGCTCCCTTTACTGATAAGCGCGTTTTAGTGATTGGTGGTGGCAATTCAGCTTGTGATGTAGCAGTTGAAACCAGCCGTGTGACGGCCAAAACAACGATAAGCATGCGCCGGGGCTATCGGATCATTCCCAAGTTCCTTTTTGGCAAGCCCAGCGATGTGATTGCAGGTGGCTTGAACTTTCTTCCGAGGAAACTCAAATACTTACTTTCGGAAATGACCGTTGGGATCATTCAGGGATCCAATGAACTGTATGGTTTACAGAAACCTACACAAAGAGTTGGTAAAACCCACCCTACCGTAAATGACGAACTCTTGTACAAACTCCGACATGGGAAAGTCTTTCCTAAAGTAGACATAGATCGTTTCGACGGGCAGACCGTACACTTCAAAGATGGGAGTTCAGAAGAATTTGATACAGTTATTGCTTGTACCGGCTTCGTATTGACGCATCCGTTTTTCGATCACGACTTCATCGATTATAGTGAAGGAGATGTTCCTTTGTACCTGAAAATGATGCACGAAAAGCATCAAAACCTTTATTTCATCGGCATGTTCCAACCATTGGGATGCATTTGGCCAGGATCGGAATTGCAAAGCAAAATTGCAGCCAGAGAGATCGCAGGAAAATGGAAGCGGCCATCCAATATTGCTGAATTATGCCGACGAGAAGTAACCCACCCACACATCAAGCAAGTAAAATCAGCTCGACACACCATCACGGTGGATTATAAGCAATTTGTGAAAGACCTGAAGAAGCACTTACCAAAGCATTATGTAAGGAAGGAAGCTCCAGTGACGGCTTAG
- a CDS encoding DUF6326 family protein, whose protein sequence is MTLAHGAANFATKKVMKQFVSTPSLLSTLWIFVLFNIVFRDLHQFLNPVAFQEMISQEIPETQVLLFGVILEIPISMVLLSKILPAQFNKWVNLIAATITALGFLSTISSADMDDLFFIAIKTITLASIVYISWNLPVHSQSKTAAK, encoded by the coding sequence ATGACATTGGCTCATGGCGCGGCAAATTTTGCCACTAAAAAGGTCATGAAACAATTTGTCAGTACCCCTTCACTCCTTTCCACATTGTGGATCTTCGTACTATTCAACATCGTTTTTAGGGACTTACACCAATTCCTGAATCCGGTCGCATTTCAGGAGATGATCAGCCAAGAGATACCTGAAACCCAAGTACTCCTATTTGGAGTAATCCTGGAAATCCCCATCAGCATGGTATTGCTTTCCAAAATTTTACCTGCGCAGTTCAATAAATGGGTGAATCTGATTGCTGCTACAATCACCGCGCTCGGATTTCTAAGTACAATTTCTTCAGCGGACATGGATGATTTGTTCTTCATAGCGATCAAGACGATTACTTTGGCGTCCATCGTTTACATCTCCTGGAACCTACCCGTGCATTCGCAATCAAAAACCGCTGCCAAATGA
- a CDS encoding Crp/Fnr family transcriptional regulator has translation MEGKDKLRVIINQIEMLSQAEKDLIVEEVHVEDFEKGTVLISQGQKTSRCYLVLSGCIREFTNRHGEEKTTNFFTEGDGTAVYIGGGKNQVSDYSLECIEPCTLMIGSESMEDHIRRLVPRLDVLIQQVSKEKLETSRAEMTRFVHSSPEERYSHLMNTKPFLFHRVPHHQIASYLGMQPQSLSRIRKRLFDQATQPPI, from the coding sequence ATGGAAGGCAAGGATAAATTAAGAGTCATTATTAACCAGATTGAAATGCTGTCACAAGCTGAAAAAGACTTAATCGTTGAAGAAGTCCATGTGGAAGATTTTGAAAAAGGAACCGTTCTGATCTCTCAAGGACAAAAAACCTCAAGGTGCTATCTGGTATTGTCTGGCTGTATCAGAGAGTTCACCAATCGTCATGGCGAAGAAAAGACCACCAATTTTTTCACGGAAGGCGATGGAACCGCAGTATACATTGGTGGTGGTAAAAATCAAGTCTCTGACTACTCTCTGGAATGCATTGAACCTTGCACATTGATGATTGGTAGTGAAAGCATGGAAGACCATATCAGAAGACTGGTTCCGAGACTAGATGTATTGATCCAGCAGGTATCGAAGGAAAAACTAGAAACCTCGAGGGCAGAAATGACTCGATTTGTCCATTCTTCTCCAGAAGAGCGCTACTCACATCTGATGAATACCAAACCTTTCCTATTCCACCGAGTACCTCATCACCAAATTGCCAGCTACCTTGGCATGCAGCCCCAATCATTGAGCCGGATTCGGAAACGTCTTTTCGATCAAGCCACGCAACCTCCGATTTAA
- a CDS encoding DUF6503 family protein, with protein MKTFTRIGLLASAFLITLTSLAQTPDPKELLQQMEAKVGGWDKLWSQKDVEFLYNYVYADGKKDVSTERYIFEGEHSWAKYTQHDINVMPGKGGVVIQSLVDNKPACVMDGSAMDDPQVLGGTDFLRRANYFWFAMFYKMLNPGTIHKYMGSEEVDGVNYHKISVAYESETTGKLQNDAYVLYLNPETMLVDHFFFSLPAMGVNQPVLKMKVEYEAINGLLLPTKRWAFQPGADGKPSAEPFLTQISSQVKFNNGFTPEDLKI; from the coding sequence GGACCCAAAAGAATTACTACAGCAAATGGAGGCCAAAGTCGGTGGCTGGGACAAGCTGTGGTCTCAGAAAGATGTGGAGTTCCTATACAACTACGTCTACGCTGATGGCAAAAAAGATGTATCCACCGAACGATACATTTTCGAAGGTGAGCACTCCTGGGCCAAATACACCCAACACGACATCAATGTGATGCCTGGTAAAGGCGGAGTGGTTATTCAATCTTTGGTGGACAACAAACCTGCATGCGTTATGGACGGTAGTGCCATGGATGACCCACAAGTACTCGGTGGAACGGATTTTCTTCGAAGAGCTAACTACTTCTGGTTTGCGATGTTTTACAAAATGCTCAACCCCGGAACCATCCATAAATACATGGGCTCGGAAGAAGTGGATGGTGTGAACTATCATAAAATCAGCGTCGCTTACGAAAGTGAAACAACAGGAAAGCTGCAAAATGACGCCTATGTACTCTACTTAAACCCGGAAACCATGCTCGTTGATCACTTCTTCTTTTCACTTCCGGCAATGGGTGTCAATCAGCCTGTATTGAAAATGAAAGTGGAATATGAAGCAATCAATGGTTTACTACTGCCTACTAAAAGATGGGCATTCCAACCAGGTGCGGACGGTAAACCCAGTGCAGAACCATTTTTGACACAAATTTCTTCACAAGTCAAATTCAACAATGGATTTACCCCGGAAGACTTGAAGATCTAA